The Equus asinus isolate D_3611 breed Donkey chromosome 15, EquAss-T2T_v2, whole genome shotgun sequence genome includes a window with the following:
- the LOC106825115 gene encoding neuroendocrine secretory protein 55, which translates to MDRRSRAQQWRRARHNYNDLCPPIGRRAATALLWLSCSIALLRALATSNARAQQRAAAQQRRSFLNAHHRSGAQAFPEPPESDQEHEEADLELSLPECLEYEEEFDYESETETESEIESETDFETEPETAPATEPETEPEDERGPVVPKRPTFGERGSLTQRLQALRLRSPDASPSRAQPSTQEPQSPREGEEPEPEDKDPRDPEESEEPKEKEKKEKQQQRRCKPKKPTRRDPSPESPSKRGPIPIRRH; encoded by the coding sequence ATGGATCGTAGGTCCCGGGCTCAGCAGTGGCGCCGAGCTCGCCACAATTACAACGATCTGTGCCCACCCATAGGCCGCCGGGCAGCCACCGCGCTCCTCTGGCTCTCCTGCTCCATCGCGCTCCTCCGCGCCCTTGCCACCTCCAACGCCCGCGCCCAGCAGCGCGCGGCTGCCCAGCAGCGCCGGAGCTTCCTTAACGCCCACCACCGCTCCGGCGCCCAGGCGTTCCCCGAGCCCCCCGAATCTGACCAGGAGCACGAGGAGGCAGACCTCGAGCTATCCCTCCCCGAGTGCCTAGAGTACGAGGAAGAGTTCGACTACGAATCTGAGACCGAGACCGAGTCTGAAATCGAGTCCGAGACCGACTTCGAGACCGAGCCCGAAACCGCCCCTGCCACTGAGCCCGAGACCGAGCCCGAGGACGAGCGCGGTCCTGTGGTGCCCAAGCGCCCTACTTTCGGCGAAAGGGGCTCTCTCACCCAGCGCCTGCAGGCTCTGAGGCTGCGGAGCCCCGACGCCTCCCCAAGTCGTGCGCAGCCCAGCACTCAGGAGCCCCAGAGCCCCAGAGAGGGGGAGGAGCCCGAGCCCGAGGACAAGGATCCGAGGGACCCCGAAGAGTCCGAGGAgccaaaggagaaggagaagaaggagaagcagcagcagcgcCGCTGCAAGCCGAAGAAGCCCACCCGCCGCGACCCATCCCCGGAGTCTCCTTCCAAAAGGGGACCCATCCCCATCCGGCGTCACTAA